One part of the Mya arenaria isolate MELC-2E11 chromosome 3, ASM2691426v1 genome encodes these proteins:
- the LOC128226216 gene encoding uncharacterized protein YuaO-like: protein MEATGNVITVDTGNVTTEATGNVITEATGNVTTETTGNVITEATGNVTTVATGNVITVDTGKVTVTTEATGNVITVDTGNVTTVATGNVITEATGNVTTVATGNVITVAIENVTTETTGNVATVATGNVITVAIENVTTETTGNVITEASENVITVAIENVTTETTGNVTTVATGNVITEATGNMITVATGNVTTVATGNVNTVDTGNVTTEATGNVTTEATGNVTTEATGNVTTEATGNVITVDTGNMTTVATGNVITEATGNVTTVATGNVITVATGNVITVAIENVTTETTGNVITVAIGNLTTQTTGNVITEATGNVITVAFENVTTETTGNVTSVATGNVITEATGNVITEATGNVITVALRMECDHGGYRECDHGGYRECDHGGFENVITEATGNVTTVATGNVITVATGNVITVAIENVTTETTGNVITVAIGNLTTQTTGNVITEATGNVITVAFENVTTETSGNVTSVATGNVITEATGNVTTKGTGNVITEATWNGTTVATGNVITVATGNVTTESSGNVTKEATGNVITDTTEIVSTEASGSMTTKGTGNVTTKVTGNMTTVATGNVTTVATWNVTTVATGNVTTVATGNVTTEATGDVTTEATGNVTTESYSECDNGVYSECDKYIYLYDIRKNSESCQLD from the exons ATGGAGGCTACAGGGAATGTGATCACGGTAGATACTGGGAATGTGACCACGGAGGCTACAGGGAATGTAATCACGGAGGCTACTGGGAATGTGACCACGGAGACTACAGGGAATGTGATCACGGAAGCTACTGGGAATGTGACAACGGTGGCTACAGGGAATGTGATCACGGTGGATACTGGGAAAGTGACTGTGACCACGGAGGCTACAGGGAATGTGATCACGGTGGATACTGGGAATGTGACCACGGTAGCTACAGGGAATGTGATCACGGAGGCTACTGGGAATGTGACAACGGTGGCTACAGGGAATGTGATCACGGTGGCTATTGAGAATGTGACCACGGAGACTACTGGGAATGTGGCAACGGTGGCTACAGGGAATGTGATCACGGTGGCTATTGAGAATGTGACCACGGAGACTACTGGGAATGTGATCACGGAGGCTTCAGAGAATGTGATCACGGTGGCTATTGAGAATGTGACCACGGAGACTACTGGGAATGTGACAACGGTGGCTACAGGGAATGTGATCACGGAGGCTACAGGGAATATGATCACGGTGGCTACTGGGAATGTGACAACGGTGGCTACAGGGAATGTGAACACGGTGGATACTGGGAATGTGACCACGGAGGCTACAGGGAATGTGACCACGGAGGCTACAGGGAATGTGACCACGGAGGCTACTGGGAATGTGACCACGGAGGCTACAGGGAATGTGATCACGGTGGATACTGGGAATATGACCACGGTGGCTACAGGGAATGTGATCACGGAGGCTACTGGGAATGTGACAACGGTGGCTACAGGGAATGTGATCACGGTGGCTACAGGGAATGTGATCACGGTGGCTATTGAGAATGTGACCACGGAGACTACAGGGAATGTGATCACGGTGGCTATTGGGAATTTGACCACGCAGACTACTGGGAATGTGATCACGGAGGCTACAGGGAATGTGATCACGGTGGCTTTTGAGAATGTGACCACGGAGACTACTGGGAATGTGACATCGGTGGCTACAGGGAATGTGATCACGGAGGCTACAGGGAATGTGATCACGGAGGCTACAGGGAATGTGATCACGGTGGCTTTGAGAAT GGAATGTGATCACGGAGGCTACAGGGAATGTGATCACGGAGGCTACAGGGAATGTGATCACGGTGGCTTTGAGAATGTGATCACGGAGGCTACTGGGAATGTGACAACGGTGGCTACAGGGAATGTGATCACGGTGGCTACAGGGAATGTGATCACGGTGGCTATTGAGAATGTGACCACGGAGACTACAGGGAATGTGATCACGGTGGCTATTGGGAATTTGACCACGCAGACTACTGGGAATGTGATCACGGAGGCTACAGGGAATGTGATCACGGTGGCTTTTGAGAATGTGACCACGGAGACTTCTGGGAATGTGACATCGGTGGCTACAGGGAATGTGATCACGGAGGCTACAGGGAATGTGACCACGAAGGGTACTGGGAATGTGATCACGGAGGCTACTTGGAATGGGACAACGGTGGCTACAGGGAATGTGATCACGGTGGCTACTGGAAATGTGACCACGGAGTCTTCTGGGAATGTGACCAAGGAGGCTACAGGGAATGTGATCACGGATACTACTGAAATTGTGTCCACGGAGGCTTCTGGGAGTATGACCACGAAGGGTACTGGGAATGTGACCACGAAGGTTACTGGGAATATGACCACGGTGGCTACAGGAAATGTGACAACGGTGGCTACTTGGAATGTGACCACGGTGGCTACTGGGAATGTGACCACGGTGGCTACTGGGAATGTGACCACGGAGGCTACCGGGGATGTGACAACGGAAGCTACTGGGAATGTGACCACGGAGAGCTACTCGGAATGTGACAACGGAGTCTATTCGGAATGTGATAAGTACATATACTTGTATGACATACGAAAGAATAGCGAAAGTTGTCAACTTGACTAG